The following proteins are co-located in the Apium graveolens cultivar Ventura chromosome 5, ASM990537v1, whole genome shotgun sequence genome:
- the LOC141723929 gene encoding protein FLX-like 3 isoform X5, with protein sequence MASRNRVPREAFDNRRGYIPERHVVRGPLPPHPALLEEELEMQHVEIRRLFGENRRMVEDRIAMEQELGAAKEEIYRMNFVISEIRADQERHSRELIERGQKLEAELHATEPLKIEAAQLRSEVKKLNSVNHNLSVQVKTLTEELGKLQTYNKQIPLLRAEVNGLHQELMSARTAFDYEKKANIELMEQRQAMEKNSVSMAREVEKLRAEHASVEVRSWAAGGCLVRNLTWTCNGQL encoded by the exons ATGGCTAGTAGAAACCGTGTTCCGCGTGAGGCCTTTGACAACCGACGGGGATATATCCCAGAAAGACATGTTGTTCGGGGTCCTTTGCCACCTCATCCTGCATTATTGGAAGAAGAACTTGAAATGCAACATGTTGAAATCCGGAGGCTCTTTGGGGAGAATAGGAGGATGGTTGAAGATCGAATAGCAATGGAGCAGGAGTTGGGGGCTGCTAAAGAAGAAATTTATCGTATGAATTTTGTCATCAGTGAAATTCGTGCGGACCAAGAGCGTCATTCTAGGGAGCTTATTGAGAGAGGTCAGAAGCTAGAAGCTGAACTTCATGCTACCGAGCCTTTGAAAATTGAGGCTGCCCAACTCCGTTCAGAAGTTAAAAAGCTGAATTCGGTTAATCATAATCTATCTGTGCAAGTGAAAACTCTTACGGAAGAACTAGGCAAATTGCAAACATATAACAAGCAGATTCCACTTTTGAGGGCCGAGGTTAACGGACTGCACCAGGAACTTATGAGTGCCAG AACTGCTTTTGACTACGAAAAGAAGGCAAACATCGAACTGATGGAGCAGAGACAAGCAATGGAGAAGAACTCGGTGTCCATGGCACGTGAAGTTGAAAAGCTTCGGGCTGAACATGCCAGTGTTGAAGTCAGATCATGGGCTGCTG GTGGGTGCCTAGTCAGAAATCTGACCTGGACCTGTAATGGTCAACTTTAA
- the LOC141723929 gene encoding protein FLX-like 3 isoform X4, translated as MASRNRVPREAFDNRRGYIPERHVVRGPLPPHPALLEEELEMQHVEIRRLFGENRRMVEDRIAMEQELGAAKEEIYRMNFVISEIRADQERHSRELIERGQKLEAELHATEPLKIEAAQLRSEVKKLNSVNHNLSVQVKTLTEELGKLQTYNKQIPLLRAEVNGLHQELMSARTAFDYEKKANIELMEQRQAMEKNSVSMAREVEKLRAEHASVEVRSWAADPKMLGGNCCIYILQGKG; from the exons ATGGCTAGTAGAAACCGTGTTCCGCGTGAGGCCTTTGACAACCGACGGGGATATATCCCAGAAAGACATGTTGTTCGGGGTCCTTTGCCACCTCATCCTGCATTATTGGAAGAAGAACTTGAAATGCAACATGTTGAAATCCGGAGGCTCTTTGGGGAGAATAGGAGGATGGTTGAAGATCGAATAGCAATGGAGCAGGAGTTGGGGGCTGCTAAAGAAGAAATTTATCGTATGAATTTTGTCATCAGTGAAATTCGTGCGGACCAAGAGCGTCATTCTAGGGAGCTTATTGAGAGAGGTCAGAAGCTAGAAGCTGAACTTCATGCTACCGAGCCTTTGAAAATTGAGGCTGCCCAACTCCGTTCAGAAGTTAAAAAGCTGAATTCGGTTAATCATAATCTATCTGTGCAAGTGAAAACTCTTACGGAAGAACTAGGCAAATTGCAAACATATAACAAGCAGATTCCACTTTTGAGGGCCGAGGTTAACGGACTGCACCAGGAACTTATGAGTGCCAG AACTGCTTTTGACTACGAAAAGAAGGCAAACATCGAACTGATGGAGCAGAGACAAGCAATGGAGAAGAACTCGGTGTCCATGGCACGTGAAGTTGAAAAGCTTCGGGCTGAACATGCCAGTGTTGAAGTCAGATCATGGGCTGCTG ATCCAAAGATGCTAGGTGGAAACTGCTGTATTTATATATTGCAAGGCAAAGGGTAA
- the LOC141723929 gene encoding protein FLX-like 3 isoform X1: protein MASRNRVPREAFDNRRGYIPERHVVRGPLPPHPALLEEELEMQHVEIRRLFGENRRMVEDRIAMEQELGAAKEEIYRMNFVISEIRADQERHSRELIERGQKLEAELHATEPLKIEAAQLRSEVKKLNSVNHNLSVQVKTLTEELGKLQTYNKQIPLLRAEVNGLHQELMSARTAFDYEKKANIELMEQRQAMEKNSVSMAREVEKLRAEHASVEVRSWAAATGRNYGMNLNTSEGGFQAPFGEGYRVRMGAVEKSSLYGSGSGSGLGSVPGAWGGLEKPHMIRR, encoded by the exons ATGGCTAGTAGAAACCGTGTTCCGCGTGAGGCCTTTGACAACCGACGGGGATATATCCCAGAAAGACATGTTGTTCGGGGTCCTTTGCCACCTCATCCTGCATTATTGGAAGAAGAACTTGAAATGCAACATGTTGAAATCCGGAGGCTCTTTGGGGAGAATAGGAGGATGGTTGAAGATCGAATAGCAATGGAGCAGGAGTTGGGGGCTGCTAAAGAAGAAATTTATCGTATGAATTTTGTCATCAGTGAAATTCGTGCGGACCAAGAGCGTCATTCTAGGGAGCTTATTGAGAGAGGTCAGAAGCTAGAAGCTGAACTTCATGCTACCGAGCCTTTGAAAATTGAGGCTGCCCAACTCCGTTCAGAAGTTAAAAAGCTGAATTCGGTTAATCATAATCTATCTGTGCAAGTGAAAACTCTTACGGAAGAACTAGGCAAATTGCAAACATATAACAAGCAGATTCCACTTTTGAGGGCCGAGGTTAACGGACTGCACCAGGAACTTATGAGTGCCAG AACTGCTTTTGACTACGAAAAGAAGGCAAACATCGAACTGATGGAGCAGAGACAAGCAATGGAGAAGAACTCGGTGTCCATGGCACGTGAAGTTGAAAAGCTTCGGGCTGAACATGCCAGTGTTGAAGTCAGATCATGGGCTGCTG CCACAGGTCGCAACTACGGGATGAATCTTAACACTTCGGAAGGAGGTTTCCAGGCACCTTTTGGTGAGGGATACAGGGTCCGCATG GGTGCTGTTGAGAAGAGCTCTTTATATGGTTCGGGTTCAGGTTCAGGTTTAGGCTCAGTTCCAGGTGCGTGGGGAGGACTAGAGAAGCCTCACATGATCCGCCGCTGA
- the LOC141723928 gene encoding phospholipase D alpha 4, translating into MESYHKFLHGTLEATIFHATPYLPSFPFNCISTGKPAYVTIKINKQKVASTSQEVDRVWNQTLHIFCAHPADSTITISLKTKCSALGKICIPANQILTEASLIEGFFPLCMENGKTDQQLKLRFILWFKPAELEPTWGTLLHNGGFKGLKNATFPQRSNCSITLYQDAHHHSNFHPPGNLCGTPRKLWEDVYKAIDDAKYLVYIAGWSFNPKLVLVRDSQTEIPHALGVKLGELLTRKAEEGVAVRIMLWDDETSLPIIKNTGVMKTHDEDAYAYFKHTKVICKLCPRLHNKFPTMFAHHQKTITVDSRGQQFSSNREILSFIGGLDLCDGRYDTEEHSLFRTLNTEYHSQDFYQINLSGASLHKGGPREAWHDVHACISGEAAWDVMTNFEQRWTKQCDSSLLVPLNSIKELSQQPNLTTPTGKNWKVQVFRSIDHVSANISFRVERSIHEAYVEAIRRAEKFIYIENQYFIGGCHLWEKDKQCGCTNLIPVEIALKIARKIKTKERFAVYILIPMWPEGVPESETVQDILHWTRETMKMMYKLVGETLKDSGISGHPKDYLNFFCLANREEKREGEFIPPSSPHQATQYWNAQMQRRFMIYLHSKVMIVDDTYMLIGSANVNQRSMDGKRDTEIAMGCYQMDNEEGKITQGEIHRYRNSLWYEHTRQVEEIFNWPESLECVQKLNSIGDQMWKLYQGKKVVDMEGVHLLTYPLSVREDGLIEDLVEHNGNFPDTKAPIRGRRSKFLPPTCTT; encoded by the exons ATGGAGAGTTATCACAAGTTTCTACATGGAACACTAGAGGCTACCATTTTCCATGCCACGCCTTACTTACCATCTTTCCCATTCAAT TGTATATCAACAGGAAAGCCAGCCTATGTGACCATCAAGATAAATAAACAAAAGGTAGCATCGACAAGCCAAGAAGTCGACAGAGTCTGGAATCAAACCTTACATATTTTTTGTGCTCATCCGGCTGACTCGACAATTACAATCTCTTTGAAGACCAAATGCTCTGCCTTAGGAAAAATCTGCATTCCTGCAAACCAGATTTTAACTGAAGCAAGTTTAATCGAAGGTTTTTTCCCACTCTGCATGGAAAATGgaaaaacagatcaacaactaAAACTGCGATTCATATTATGGTTTAAACCAGCAGAACTTGAACCAACCTGGGGAACCTTACTTCATAATGGCGGCTTCAAGGGACTAAAGAATGCAACGTTTCCGCAAAGATCCAACTGCAGCATCACACTATATCAAGATGCTCATCATCATTCTAATTTTCATCCACCGGGCAATCTTTGTGGGACACCTAGAAAATTGTGGGAAGATGTGTATAAAGCCATCGATGATGCGAAATATTTGGTTTACATAGCAGGATGGTCTTTCAATCCCAAGTTGGTTCTG GTGCGTGATTCTCAAACAGAAATTCCACATGCACTAGGAGTAAAACTCGGTGAATTGTTGACACGTAAAGCAGAAGAAGGTGTTGCTGTGAGAATCATGCTTTGGGACGATGAAACGTCATTACCTATCATCAAGAACACAGGAGTAATGAAAACGCATGATGAAGATGCATATGCCTACTTTAAACACACCAAAGTTATATGCAAACTATGCCCCAGATTGCACAACAAATTCCCCACTATGTTTGCCCATCATCAGAAAACAATAACTGTGGACAGTCGAGGACAGCAGTTTTCAAGCAATCGAGAAATTTTAAGTTTTATTGGAGGTTTAGATCTCTGCGACGGCCGATACGATACAGAGGAACACTCCTTATTTCGAACACTCAATACGGAATATCATTCCCAAGACTTCTATCAGATAAACCTTTCCGGCGCTAGCCTTCATAAAGGCGGACCAAGAGAGGCATGGCACGATGTTCACGCCTGTATTTCTGGAGAGGCTGCTTGGGATGTGATGACAAATTTTGAGCAAAGGTGGACAAAGCAATGTGATTCTTCTTTGCTAGTCCCTCTAAACTCCATAAAAGAACTTTCTCAACAACCAAATTTAACTACCCCGACCGGAAAGAATTGGAAAGTGCAGGTCTTTCGATCAATTGATCATGTCTCAGCAAATATAAGCTTTCGAGTTGAGAGAAGCATCCATGAAGCTTATGTAGAAGCAATCAGGCGTGCTGAGAAATTTATATACATCGAAAACCAATATTTTATTGGAGGATGTCATTTGTGGGAGAAAGATAAGCAATGTGGCTGCACAAACTTAATACCAGTCGAGATAGCCCTAAAAATAGCTAGAAAGATTAAAACAAAGGAAAGATTCGCAGTTTACATTCTTATACCAATGTGGCCAGAAGGAGTCCCAGAGAGTGAAACCGTACAAGACATATTACACTGGACCAGAGAAACAATGAAGATGATGTATAAGCTAGTAGGTGAAACTTTAAAAGACAGTGGTATATCAGGCCATCCAAAAGATTACTTAAATTTTTTCTGTCTTGCTAACCGGGAAGAGAAGAGAGAAGGAGAATTCATTCCCCCATCTTCTCCTCATCAAGCAACACAGTACTGGAATGCCCAAATGCAGAGGAGATTTATGATTTATCTCCATTCCAAAGTCATGATAG TTGATGACACGTATATGCTGATTGGATCTGCAAACGTAAACCAAAGGTCAATGGATGGGAAAAGGGACACTGAAATTGCAATGGGTTGCTACCAGATGGACAATGAAGAGGGAAAAATTACTCAAGGTGAAATACACAGATACCGCAATTCACTGTGGTATGAACATACACGCCAGGTCGAAGAAATTTTTAACTGGCCTGAGAGTCTGGAATGTGTGCAGAAGCTCAACTCAATAGGGGACCAAATGTGGAAACTATATCAGGGAAAAAAAGTAGTTGATATGGAAGGTGTTCATTTACTTACTTACCCACTGAGCGTCAGGGAGGACGGTCTCATTGAAGACCTTGTTGAACACAACGGAAATTTCCCCGACACAAAAGCACCAATCAGAGGGAGGAGATCCAAATTTCTGCCTCCAACTTGCACTACATAA
- the LOC141723929 gene encoding protein FLX-like 3 isoform X2, translating to MASRNRVPREAFDNRRGYIPERHVVRGPLPPHPALLEEELEMQHVEIRRLFGENRRMVEDRIAMEQELGAAKEEIYRMNFVISEIRADQERHSRELIERGQKLEAELHATEPLKIEAAQLRSEVKKLNSVNHNLSVQVKTLTEELGKLQTYNKQIPLLRAEVNGLHQELMSARTAFDYEKKANIELMEQRQAMEKNSVSMAREVEKLRAEHASVEVRSWAAATGRNYGMNLNTSEGGFQAPFGEGYRVRMGAEQANVFMLH from the exons ATGGCTAGTAGAAACCGTGTTCCGCGTGAGGCCTTTGACAACCGACGGGGATATATCCCAGAAAGACATGTTGTTCGGGGTCCTTTGCCACCTCATCCTGCATTATTGGAAGAAGAACTTGAAATGCAACATGTTGAAATCCGGAGGCTCTTTGGGGAGAATAGGAGGATGGTTGAAGATCGAATAGCAATGGAGCAGGAGTTGGGGGCTGCTAAAGAAGAAATTTATCGTATGAATTTTGTCATCAGTGAAATTCGTGCGGACCAAGAGCGTCATTCTAGGGAGCTTATTGAGAGAGGTCAGAAGCTAGAAGCTGAACTTCATGCTACCGAGCCTTTGAAAATTGAGGCTGCCCAACTCCGTTCAGAAGTTAAAAAGCTGAATTCGGTTAATCATAATCTATCTGTGCAAGTGAAAACTCTTACGGAAGAACTAGGCAAATTGCAAACATATAACAAGCAGATTCCACTTTTGAGGGCCGAGGTTAACGGACTGCACCAGGAACTTATGAGTGCCAG AACTGCTTTTGACTACGAAAAGAAGGCAAACATCGAACTGATGGAGCAGAGACAAGCAATGGAGAAGAACTCGGTGTCCATGGCACGTGAAGTTGAAAAGCTTCGGGCTGAACATGCCAGTGTTGAAGTCAGATCATGGGCTGCTG CCACAGGTCGCAACTACGGGATGAATCTTAACACTTCGGAAGGAGGTTTCCAGGCACCTTTTGGTGAGGGATACAGGGTCCGCATG GGTGCTGAACAAGCTAATGTTTTCATGCTGCATTAG
- the LOC141723929 gene encoding protein FLX-like 3 isoform X3 — MASRNRVPREAFDNRRGYIPERHVVRGPLPPHPALLEEELEMQHVEIRRLFGENRRMVEDRIAMEQELGAAKEEIYRMNFVISEIRADQERHSRELIERGQKLEAELHATEPLKIEAAQLRSEVKKLNSVNHNLSVQVKTLTEELGKLQTYNKQIPLLRAEVNGLHQELMSARTAFDYEKKANIELMEQRQAMEKNSVSMAREVEKLRAEHASVEVRSWAADPKMLGGNCCIYILQGKGINHLRLCGTEVR, encoded by the exons ATGGCTAGTAGAAACCGTGTTCCGCGTGAGGCCTTTGACAACCGACGGGGATATATCCCAGAAAGACATGTTGTTCGGGGTCCTTTGCCACCTCATCCTGCATTATTGGAAGAAGAACTTGAAATGCAACATGTTGAAATCCGGAGGCTCTTTGGGGAGAATAGGAGGATGGTTGAAGATCGAATAGCAATGGAGCAGGAGTTGGGGGCTGCTAAAGAAGAAATTTATCGTATGAATTTTGTCATCAGTGAAATTCGTGCGGACCAAGAGCGTCATTCTAGGGAGCTTATTGAGAGAGGTCAGAAGCTAGAAGCTGAACTTCATGCTACCGAGCCTTTGAAAATTGAGGCTGCCCAACTCCGTTCAGAAGTTAAAAAGCTGAATTCGGTTAATCATAATCTATCTGTGCAAGTGAAAACTCTTACGGAAGAACTAGGCAAATTGCAAACATATAACAAGCAGATTCCACTTTTGAGGGCCGAGGTTAACGGACTGCACCAGGAACTTATGAGTGCCAG AACTGCTTTTGACTACGAAAAGAAGGCAAACATCGAACTGATGGAGCAGAGACAAGCAATGGAGAAGAACTCGGTGTCCATGGCACGTGAAGTTGAAAAGCTTCGGGCTGAACATGCCAGTGTTGAAGTCAGATCATGGGCTGCTG ATCCAAAGATGCTAGGTGGAAACTGCTGTATTTATATATTGCAAGGCAAAGG AATTAACCACCTCCGGCTTTGTGGCACTGAAGTGCGCTGA